The Gossypium hirsutum isolate 1008001.06 chromosome D07, Gossypium_hirsutum_v2.1, whole genome shotgun sequence genome includes the window ATGTAAAGACAGAGAGATATTTGGAAGCAGTTAAGCTGTTtaggaatatgatgaaaacaggGATAAAACAAAGTGCAGTTAGTTTCGTTAACATTTTTCCAGCTATATCTGGTTTAGTGGACTATAATAATGCTGAAGTTCTTTACGGGATGCTTCTCAAGTCGGGTGATGAATGTGTTGATAACTTTTTTGTTGTTAGTTCGGCAATTTCCATGTTTGCAGAGCTTGGTTGCCTTGATTTGGCTAGGAAGATCTTTGACAATTGCTCGCTGAGAAATATAGAGATTTGGAACACTATGATTGGAGGGTATCTTCAAAATAATGTTCCGGTTGAAGGAATTAAGCTTTTTATTCAAGTTATGGAATTAGGAACTGTTTTTGATGACGTCACTTTTCTCTCAGCATTAATTGCTGTTTCACAGTTGCAGCAGTTGCATTTGGCAGAACAGCTACATGCCTATGTAATTAAGAATGAACGAAAATTGCCACTTATGGTGGCCAATGCAATACTCGTTATGTATTCCAGGTGCGGTTCAATTCACACATCATTTGAAATTTTTGATAAGATGCCTGTAAGAGATGTCATTTCTTGGAATACCATGGTATCTGCTTTTGTACAGAATGGGTTGGATGATGAAGGGTTATTACTTGTATATGAGATGCAGAAGCAAGGTTTCTTGGTTGATTCTGTGACTGTAACTGCTATACTTTCAGCAGCATCAAATCttagaaaccaagaaattggaaaACAGACCCATGCTTATCTTCTTAGGCATGGCATTAAGTTTGAGGGGATGGACAGTTATATTATAGATATGTATGCTAAATCTGGCTTGATTAGGAATTCACAGATACTTTTTGAAAAAAGCAATTCAAGCAATAGAGATCAAGCCACGTGGAATGCTATGATTGCTGGTCTTGCACAGAATGGGCTTATTGAAGAAGCTATTGTCGTCTTTAGAAAAATGCTTCAGCAAAATGTAGTGCCCAATGCTGTGACGTTGGCATCAGTTCTCCCAGCATGTAGTCTAATGGGGAATATAGATTTAGGTAAGCAACTCCATGGATTTTCTGTTCGTAATTTGTTGGACTCCAATGTCTTTGTGGGAACAGCTTTAGTTGACATGTATTCCAAATCTGGTGTCCTCAAACTTGCTGAAAACATGTTCTCTAAGATCCCTGAGAAAAATTCTGTTACATACACCACAATGATCTTGGCTTATGGTCAACATGGGTTGGGTGAGAAAGCTCTCACTTTGTTTAGCTCAATGCAGGTTTCCGGCATTCAGCCTGATGCCATTACCTTTGTTGCAGTCCTATCAGCTTGTGGCTATGCTGGGTTGGTTGATGAGGGCCttcatatattttattcaatGGAGAGGGAGTTTAACATCCAGCCCTCAATGGAGCATTATTGTTGTGTTGCTGACATGCTAGGGAAGGTTGGGAGGGTTTATGAAGCCTATGAGTTTGTTGAGCAATTAGGTGAAATGGGTAACTCCTTGGAGATTTGGGGATCACTTCTTGCATCTTGTAGGCTTCACCAAAAATCTGACTTGGGTGAAGTTGTGGCCAAGAGGTTGCTTCAAATGGATACAGAAAACAGTACCATAGGATATCATGTTTTGCTCTCAAATATATATGCAGGGGAAGGAAACTGGGAAAGTGTTGATAGAGTGAGAAAAGAAATGAAGGAAAAGGATATGCGGAAGGCTGTTGGTTGT containing:
- the LOC107954753 gene encoding pentatricopeptide repeat-containing protein At3g22150, chloroplastic, which translates into the protein MASSALPLPISPPSTTPSTVSTANNNPSHSSTTIICSPPPNPTLRTPSIRSRLSRICQQGQPHVARQLFDTIPQPKTVLWNTIIIGYICNNMPHEALLFYSHMKSCSSLTKCDSYTYSSVLKACALSRNFRIGKAVHCHFIRGLTYPSRIVYNALLNFYATCLSSMDNKEMGGYIEGFDYVKHDLVCKVFNMMRKRDVVAWNTMILWYVKTERYLEAVKLFRNMMKTGIKQSAVSFVNIFPAISGLVDYNNAEVLYGMLLKSGDECVDNFFVVSSAISMFAELGCLDLARKIFDNCSLRNIEIWNTMIGGYLQNNVPVEGIKLFIQVMELGTVFDDVTFLSALIAVSQLQQLHLAEQLHAYVIKNERKLPLMVANAILVMYSRCGSIHTSFEIFDKMPVRDVISWNTMVSAFVQNGLDDEGLLLVYEMQKQGFLVDSVTVTAILSAASNLRNQEIGKQTHAYLLRHGIKFEGMDSYIIDMYAKSGLIRNSQILFEKSNSSNRDQATWNAMIAGLAQNGLIEEAIVVFRKMLQQNVVPNAVTLASVLPACSLMGNIDLGKQLHGFSVRNLLDSNVFVGTALVDMYSKSGVLKLAENMFSKIPEKNSVTYTTMILAYGQHGLGEKALTLFSSMQVSGIQPDAITFVAVLSACGYAGLVDEGLHIFYSMEREFNIQPSMEHYCCVADMLGKVGRVYEAYEFVEQLGEMGNSLEIWGSLLASCRLHQKSDLGEVVAKRLLQMDTENSTIGYHVLLSNIYAGEGNWESVDRVRKEMKEKDMRKAVGCSWIEVAGCVNYFTSKDQEHPQSDKLYELLGLHKEMKRC